One genomic window of uncultured Campylobacter sp. includes the following:
- the queF gene encoding preQ(1) synthase, protein MRYGEEEIEKFDIEKMEVWPNKQEHDYLIKITLPEFCCRCPRSGYPDFATIYLEYIPDKLVVELKAIKLYINSFMNRYISHEDSINEIYGALQSKLKPKFMKITGDFNPRGNVHTVIEINSDQIYR, encoded by the coding sequence GTGAGATACGGCGAAGAGGAAATTGAGAAATTTGACATAGAAAAGATGGAAGTTTGGCCCAATAAACAGGAGCACGATTATCTGATAAAAATAACCCTACCTGAGTTTTGCTGCCGCTGTCCGCGCTCGGGCTATCCGGATTTTGCGACGATCTATTTGGAATATATCCCGGACAAGCTCGTAGTCGAACTTAAAGCTATCAAACTTTACATAAATTCCTTTATGAATCGCTATATTAGCCACGAAGATAGCATAAATGAAATTTATGGCGCATTGCAAAGCAAATTAAAGCCTAAATTTATGAAAATCACGGGCGATTTTAATCCGCGCGGCAATGTCCACACCGTAATCGAAATAAACTCGGATCAAATTTACCGATGA
- the gyrB gene encoding DNA topoisomerase (ATP-hydrolyzing) subunit B, with product MKQNYGASNIKVLKGLEAVRKRPGMYIGDTNIGGLHHMIYEVVDNSIDEAMAGYCDTIDVEITSEGSCIVSDNGRGIPVDIHPTEKIPAATVVLTVLHAGGKFDKDTYKVSGGLHGVGVSVVNALSKKLVATIKRDGNIYRQEFAKGIPTTELEKIKTTNRTGTTIEFWPDGEIFEILEFDDEILSKRFRELAYLNPKITINFKDNRTGRDEHFHFEGGLESFVNDMNKAPAISKAVSFSDSADDVMVDFALMYNETYSENLLSFVNNIKTPDGGTHEAGFRAGLTRAITNYVAANAAAREKDTKITGDDVREGLIAVISVKVPEPQFEGQTKGKLGSSYVKPIVQKMAFEVLSKYFEENPIEARAIMNKALLAARGREAAKKARDLTRKKDNINSVGTLPGKLADCQSKDASISEIYLVEGDSAGGSAKQGRDRVFQAILPLRGKILNVEKARLDRILQSEEIKNMITAFGCGIGEEFNEEKLRYHKIIIMTDADVDGSHIQTLLLTFFFRFLRPIVENGYVYLAQPPLFRYKKGKKEIYLKDEKALSEFLIETGIDMGEFEGIGNEDLIDYLKIVSNYRSLLNELKKRFSVLSAIRFLIENDEARSLGYEELFEILKPRLESEGFNILNSYVNDEGIRIYVQTPSGLEQLVIDENLFGNYIFEEAIRVYSKIKERDVSFGKDFIEILDEIEKSSKKGAYIQRYKGLGEMNPEQLWETTMSPENRRLLKISIADAQSASDTFNLFMGDEVEPRRNYIQDHAKDVKHLDI from the coding sequence ATGAAGCAAAATTATGGCGCTAGTAATATTAAAGTTTTAAAAGGTCTTGAGGCTGTTAGAAAGCGCCCTGGAATGTATATCGGAGACACCAATATCGGCGGACTTCACCATATGATCTACGAGGTAGTTGATAATTCGATCGATGAGGCGATGGCGGGCTACTGCGACACGATCGATGTTGAGATCACGAGTGAGGGAAGTTGTATCGTTAGCGATAACGGTCGTGGGATTCCCGTTGATATACACCCGACTGAAAAAATTCCTGCTGCGACGGTGGTTCTTACGGTGCTTCATGCAGGCGGTAAATTTGACAAAGACACTTATAAAGTCTCCGGTGGTCTGCACGGCGTGGGTGTTAGCGTCGTAAATGCACTCTCAAAAAAGCTCGTTGCTACGATCAAACGGGATGGAAATATTTATAGACAAGAATTTGCCAAAGGAATTCCTACTACCGAGCTTGAAAAGATAAAAACTACTAATCGCACGGGTACTACGATTGAGTTTTGGCCCGACGGCGAAATTTTTGAAATTTTAGAATTTGACGATGAAATTTTATCAAAAAGATTTCGCGAGTTAGCGTATCTAAATCCAAAAATTACAATAAATTTTAAAGATAATCGCACTGGCAGGGATGAGCACTTTCACTTTGAAGGCGGCTTGGAAAGCTTCGTAAATGATATGAATAAAGCGCCTGCCATATCTAAAGCCGTATCGTTTAGTGATAGCGCGGATGATGTTATGGTCGATTTTGCGCTGATGTATAACGAAACGTATAGCGAAAATTTGTTAAGCTTCGTAAATAATATCAAAACTCCGGACGGCGGTACGCACGAGGCGGGTTTTAGAGCGGGTCTTACGCGCGCGATAACAAATTACGTCGCGGCAAATGCGGCTGCACGCGAAAAGGACACGAAGATCACCGGCGACGACGTTCGCGAGGGGCTTATCGCGGTAATTAGCGTAAAGGTTCCTGAGCCACAGTTTGAGGGGCAGACTAAAGGTAAGTTGGGCTCCAGCTATGTTAAACCGATCGTGCAAAAGATGGCGTTTGAGGTGCTTAGCAAGTATTTTGAAGAAAATCCGATCGAAGCGCGCGCCATTATGAATAAGGCTCTTTTAGCTGCGCGCGGTCGCGAAGCGGCAAAAAAAGCGCGCGATCTAACGCGCAAAAAAGACAATATAAATTCCGTCGGCACCCTTCCGGGAAAGCTAGCCGATTGTCAGAGTAAGGATGCGAGCATTAGCGAAATTTATCTAGTCGAGGGCGATAGCGCGGGCGGCTCGGCGAAGCAGGGAAGAGACCGGGTGTTTCAAGCGATCCTGCCGCTTAGAGGTAAAATTTTAAACGTAGAAAAGGCGCGCCTGGATAGAATTTTACAATCCGAAGAGATTAAAAATATGATCACGGCCTTTGGTTGCGGTATCGGCGAGGAATTTAACGAAGAAAAGCTTCGCTATCACAAAATCATTATTATGACCGATGCGGATGTCGACGGTAGCCACATTCAGACTCTGCTTTTAACATTTTTCTTTAGATTTTTGCGTCCTATCGTGGAAAACGGCTATGTTTATCTGGCACAGCCGCCGCTTTTTAGATATAAAAAGGGCAAAAAAGAGATTTATCTAAAAGATGAAAAGGCGCTTAGCGAGTTTTTGATCGAAACGGGCATTGATATGGGCGAGTTTGAAGGCATCGGCAACGAGGATTTGATTGATTATCTAAAAATCGTCTCAAATTATCGCTCGCTTCTGAATGAGCTTAAAAAGCGCTTCAGCGTGCTTAGCGCGATCAGATTTTTGATAGAAAACGATGAAGCGCGAAGCCTTGGCTATGAGGAGTTATTTGAAATTTTAAAACCGCGTTTGGAAAGTGAAGGATTTAATATCTTAAATTCCTACGTAAATGATGAAGGCATTAGAATTTATGTCCAGACGCCGAGCGGCTTAGAACAGCTTGTGATAGATGAGAATTTATTCGGCAATTATATCTTTGAAGAGGCGATCAGAGTTTATTCAAAGATCAAAGAGCGGGATGTAAGCTTTGGCAAGGATTTTATTGAAATTTTAGATGAAATCGAAAAAAGCTCGAAAAAAGGCGCTTATATTCAGCGCTATAAAGGTCTTGGAGAGATGAATCCGGAGCAGCTTTGGGAAACCACTATGAGCCCTGAAAATAGAAGGCTTTTAAAAATTAGCATTGCAGACGCACAGAGTGCTAGCGATACCTTTAATCTTTTCATGGGCGACGAGGTCGAGCCACGCCGAAACTACATCCAAGATCATGCAAAAGATGTTAAACACTTGGATATATAA
- a CDS encoding DUF805 domain-containing protein — MTFMESVRTCLKENYCNFEGRAPRSEYWWFALFAALLGIVTLVLDGFLGTYAVTSSGRMIGFINSIFLLAILLPSIAVAVRRLHDTDRSGWFYLLILVPIIGPVVLIVFFIQQGTNGRNRFGDDPLRPASRGSIF; from the coding sequence ATGACTTTTATGGAGTCTGTTCGCACTTGTCTCAAAGAGAATTATTGCAATTTTGAGGGGCGTGCACCACGTTCAGAGTACTGGTGGTTTGCATTATTTGCGGCACTTTTAGGAATTGTAACGTTAGTATTGGACGGTTTTTTAGGCACCTATGCCGTTACGAGTTCCGGTAGAATGATCGGTTTCATTAACTCAATCTTTTTATTGGCAATACTTTTACCTTCTATCGCCGTGGCGGTAAGGCGTCTGCACGATACCGATAGAAGCGGCTGGTTTTATCTGTTAATTCTTGTCCCGATAATAGGCCCGGTAGTATTGATCGTGTTTTTTATCCAGCAAGGCACTAATGGACGCAACCGCTTTGGAGACGATCCGTTGCGACCTGCAAGCAGAGGCTCGATTTTTTAA
- the typA gene encoding translational GTPase TypA → MENIRNIAVIAHVDHGKTTIVDELLKQSGTFGNHQEVGERVMDSNDIERERGITILSKNTAIHYGGVKINIIDTPGHADFGGEVERVLKMVDGVLLLVDAQEGVMPQTKFVVKKALSLGLRPIVVVNKIDKPAADPDRVVNEIFDLFVALDANDEQLEFPVIYAAAKNGYAKYDLSDESADMKPLFETIISHVPTPSGSDDNPLQLQVFTLDYDNYVGKIGIARIFNGTINKNQSVMLAKADGTHINGRISKLIGFSGLERTDIDAAGTGDIVAIAGFDALDVGDSIVDPSNPIPLDALHIEEPTLSVIFSVNDGPLAGTEGKFVTSNKIDERLEAEMKTNIAMRYENAGEGKFKVSGRGELQITILAENMRREGFEFCLGRPEVIIKEIDGIKCEPFEHLVIDAPDDCTGTVIEKLGRKKAEMKVMNPTGDGQTRMEFEIPARGLIGFRSQFLTDTRGEGVMNHSFLEFRPFIGAVEKRQNGALVSMENGVALGYSLWNLQDRGVLFIAPQAKVYLGMIIGEHSRPNDLDVNPIKGKNLTNVRASGSDDAIKLVPPRVLNLERALEWIEEDELVEVTPVNIRVRKRYLDPTTRRRMAKK, encoded by the coding sequence TTGGAAAATATCAGAAATATCGCGGTTATCGCGCACGTCGATCACGGAAAGACCACTATCGTAGACGAGCTTTTAAAACAATCCGGCACCTTTGGTAATCACCAAGAAGTCGGCGAGCGCGTGATGGACAGCAACGACATAGAGCGCGAGCGCGGTATTACGATCCTATCCAAAAATACCGCTATCCATTACGGCGGCGTTAAAATCAATATCATCGACACTCCGGGTCACGCCGATTTCGGCGGCGAGGTCGAGCGCGTACTAAAGATGGTAGACGGCGTGCTTTTACTCGTCGATGCGCAAGAAGGCGTTATGCCGCAGACTAAATTTGTCGTGAAAAAGGCGCTGTCTTTGGGACTGCGACCGATCGTAGTAGTAAATAAAATCGACAAGCCCGCAGCCGATCCGGACCGCGTGGTAAATGAAATTTTCGATCTTTTCGTAGCGCTTGATGCAAACGACGAGCAGCTCGAGTTTCCGGTCATCTACGCCGCTGCTAAAAACGGCTACGCAAAATACGATCTAAGCGACGAAAGCGCCGATATGAAGCCGCTTTTTGAGACGATCATCTCTCACGTCCCTACTCCTAGCGGCAGCGACGACAATCCGCTTCAGTTGCAGGTTTTTACGCTCGATTATGACAACTACGTCGGCAAGATCGGTATCGCTAGGATTTTCAACGGCACGATAAACAAAAACCAAAGCGTTATGTTAGCTAAAGCAGACGGCACGCACATAAACGGCAGAATTTCAAAGCTCATCGGCTTTAGCGGGCTTGAGCGCACCGACATCGATGCGGCGGGCACGGGCGACATCGTAGCGATCGCTGGCTTTGACGCGCTTGACGTAGGCGACAGCATCGTAGATCCAAGTAATCCGATTCCGCTTGATGCGCTGCATATCGAAGAGCCAACCCTTAGCGTAATTTTTAGCGTAAATGACGGACCGCTAGCCGGCACGGAGGGTAAATTCGTAACCTCAAACAAGATCGACGAGCGCCTGGAAGCGGAGATGAAAACCAACATAGCGATGCGCTATGAAAACGCGGGCGAGGGCAAATTTAAAGTAAGCGGTCGCGGCGAGCTGCAGATCACGATTTTGGCCGAGAATATGCGCCGCGAGGGCTTTGAGTTTTGCCTCGGGCGCCCGGAAGTTATCATCAAAGAGATCGACGGCATCAAATGCGAGCCTTTCGAGCACTTAGTTATCGACGCGCCCGATGATTGCACCGGCACCGTCATAGAAAAGCTCGGCCGCAAAAAGGCCGAGATGAAGGTGATGAATCCTACCGGCGACGGGCAGACGCGTATGGAGTTTGAGATTCCGGCGCGCGGTCTTATCGGCTTTCGCTCGCAGTTTTTGACCGATACTCGCGGCGAAGGGGTGATGAATCATAGCTTTTTGGAATTTCGCCCCTTCATCGGCGCGGTCGAAAAGCGACAAAACGGCGCGCTCGTGAGCATGGAAAACGGAGTGGCGCTAGGATACAGCCTGTGGAACCTGCAAGATCGCGGCGTGCTTTTTATCGCTCCGCAGGCGAAGGTCTATCTGGGCATGATCATCGGCGAGCACAGCCGCCCGAACGATCTGGACGTAAATCCGATCAAGGGTAAAAATTTAACCAACGTCCGCGCCAGCGGCAGCGATGATGCGATCAAGCTCGTGCCGCCGCGAGTATTAAATTTAGAGCGCGCTTTGGAGTGGATCGAGGAGGACGAGCTTGTGGAGGTCACGCCCGTAAATATCCGCGTACGCAAGCGATACCTGGATCCTACGACGCGCAGACGAATGGCGAAAAAGTAG
- a CDS encoding transporter substrate-binding domain-containing protein has protein sequence MKLLFTLILLCAGLFANTLQEIRNSGVIRVGVRDGRPPFSEISGGKFEGFEIELANAIAKAIFGAKQGEVQFVSLSAADRVSYLVNNKVDMVVATFVIDSARKNHVDFSMPYFSTNLGVLTRKADAIKDISHLRDIRLITEEGTTVDDYLKKEKFSNVSYCKSTSECYAMICDGKADGYINLNITVLAYAVVDDTLEVPFQNFGKPDFIGIGVQKGNKELLDFINAELVKLSKEGFFKKAYQDTFEPFYRGTADKKYFLLDGIYDLL, from the coding sequence ATGAAACTACTTTTTACTTTGATCTTGCTTTGTGCGGGGCTTTTTGCAAACACGCTGCAAGAGATCAGAAATAGCGGCGTCATCAGAGTAGGCGTCAGAGATGGCAGACCACCTTTTAGCGAGATTAGCGGCGGTAAATTTGAAGGCTTTGAGATCGAGCTTGCCAATGCGATCGCAAAGGCGATTTTTGGCGCCAAACAAGGCGAAGTACAGTTTGTCTCCCTAAGCGCCGCCGATCGCGTCTCGTATCTAGTCAATAATAAAGTCGATATGGTCGTAGCTACCTTCGTCATCGATTCGGCGCGCAAAAATCATGTAGACTTCTCGATGCCGTATTTTTCGACCAATCTCGGCGTGTTAACTCGCAAAGCGGACGCCATCAAAGATATATCACACTTGCGCGATATAAGGCTCATAACTGAAGAGGGCACGACCGTAGATGATTACCTCAAAAAAGAGAAATTTAGCAACGTAAGCTACTGCAAAAGCACAAGTGAATGCTACGCGATGATCTGTGACGGTAAGGCTGATGGATACATCAATTTAAATATCACGGTGCTAGCCTACGCCGTCGTGGACGATACGCTCGAAGTGCCGTTTCAAAACTTCGGTAAGCCCGATTTTATCGGTATTGGCGTGCAAAAAGGAAATAAGGAGCTGCTTGATTTCATCAACGCAGAGCTTGTCAAGCTAAGCAAAGAGGGCTTTTTCAAAAAAGCTTATCAGGACACCTTCGAGCCTTTTTACCGCGGTACGGCGGATAAAAAATACTTCCTGCTAGATGGAATTTATGATTTGCTATAA
- a CDS encoding HD domain-containing protein has product MISSNLVEQIFKSASISRWNDYPKMVSLVELDKQAHKFIIAYFIASFERDVDINYVIEAGIFEFLARIVVTDIRPDVFHQIQKTKKKKINEWVLSVLESDLLPIQNGAFFERFKKYLNSKDHKKEAVILKAASYLSTRWEFNIVYQTSQFLNDIEELKAKVEEELEDYYELIGVRKIVMNKKLARIVDLSGRLRFQKRWAQTPRIPETSVLGHMLVVAILSYFFSLEVDACRSRTAYNFFCALFHDLPESLTRDIISPVKYGVKGLSDIISEYEMRLIDDKILPFVPEHMRDDFSYILGIRKEGGKFIKDEFENRTFELGKEPKFAEGSLKMFNEDKFRAIDGKALKYCDKLAAFFEAGISISYGVKSKELLSGYNSMLEFFKAKPKIEGVDFQSVCEDFKEHFGLNRIDL; this is encoded by the coding sequence ATGATAAGCTCAAATTTAGTCGAACAAATTTTTAAATCCGCAAGCATTAGCCGCTGGAACGATTACCCAAAGATGGTAAGTCTAGTCGAGCTCGACAAACAGGCGCATAAATTTATCATCGCTTATTTCATCGCTAGCTTTGAGCGCGATGTGGATATCAACTATGTGATAGAAGCAGGGATTTTCGAGTTTTTAGCGCGCATCGTCGTAACCGATATTCGCCCGGACGTTTTTCATCAGATCCAAAAAACCAAGAAAAAAAAGATCAACGAATGGGTTCTAAGTGTCCTGGAAAGCGATCTTTTGCCTATTCAAAATGGCGCTTTTTTCGAGCGATTTAAAAAATATCTAAATTCCAAGGATCATAAGAAAGAAGCCGTGATCTTAAAGGCGGCGAGCTACCTTTCTACGCGCTGGGAATTTAATATCGTCTATCAAACGAGTCAGTTTCTAAACGACATCGAGGAGCTAAAAGCCAAGGTCGAGGAGGAGCTCGAGGATTATTACGAGCTAATCGGCGTGCGAAAGATCGTGATGAATAAAAAACTTGCTCGCATAGTCGATCTTAGCGGCAGACTTCGTTTTCAAAAGCGCTGGGCGCAGACGCCGCGCATCCCTGAGACATCGGTGCTTGGACACATGCTGGTAGTTGCGATTTTAAGCTACTTTTTTTCGCTTGAAGTGGATGCGTGCCGCTCGCGCACGGCGTATAATTTTTTCTGCGCGCTATTTCATGATTTGCCCGAAAGCCTAACTCGCGACATCATTAGCCCCGTAAAATACGGCGTCAAGGGCCTTAGCGACATCATTAGCGAATATGAGATGCGGCTAATAGACGATAAAATTTTACCCTTTGTGCCCGAGCATATGAGAGATGATTTCAGTTATATTTTAGGTATCCGCAAAGAGGGCGGTAAATTTATAAAAGACGAGTTTGAAAATCGCACTTTCGAGCTAGGCAAGGAGCCTAAATTTGCAGAAGGCAGCCTAAAGATGTTTAATGAAGATAAATTTCGCGCAATCGACGGCAAGGCGCTTAAGTATTGCGATAAACTAGCGGCGTTTTTCGAGGCGGGGATTTCGATCAGCTACGGCGTGAAAAGCAAGGAGTTGCTTAGTGGGTATAATTCGATGTTAGAGTTTTTCAAAGCCAAGCCGAAAATTGAAGGCGTCGATTTTCAGAGTGTTTGCGAGGATTTCAAAGAGCATTTCGGACTTAATAGGATCGATTTATAA
- a CDS encoding Crp/Fnr family transcriptional regulator — MIDRLNNDYSEKFDFLSRERIAKFRRESYARGDVIYAQKFKFIILLRGRAKLNCYENGKEFIFSFVRSGAYVCLDKNTSLEILSDCETLQINISELFELLGDEFSSSIINALIKNIYSQRILIKEIVFAKIQTRILNFLNRIANADKIVELPFNIMTLASLLGAPRQNVSQAITKLVNDKKIVKLKGNRIKIL; from the coding sequence ATGATAGATAGACTAAATAACGATTACAGCGAGAAATTCGACTTTTTAAGTAGGGAGCGGATTGCCAAATTTAGGCGCGAAAGCTACGCTCGCGGCGACGTGATCTACGCGCAAAAGTTTAAATTTATCATTCTGCTGCGCGGCAGAGCGAAGCTAAACTGCTACGAAAACGGCAAGGAATTTATCTTTAGCTTCGTAAGAAGCGGCGCCTACGTCTGCTTGGATAAAAACACGAGCCTTGAAATTTTAAGCGACTGCGAGACGCTGCAGATCAATATCTCGGAGCTTTTCGAGCTGCTTGGAGACGAGTTTTCAAGCTCGATCATAAACGCGCTTATCAAAAACATCTACTCGCAACGGATTTTAATTAAAGAGATCGTCTTTGCGAAAATCCAGACGCGAATTTTAAATTTTCTAAACCGCATCGCAAACGCAGATAAAATCGTGGAGCTTCCCTTTAATATAATGACGCTGGCAAGCCTACTCGGTGCGCCTCGCCAAAACGTCTCTCAGGCGATTACGAAGCTAGTAAATGACAAAAAGATCGTGAAATTAAAGGGCAATAGAATTAAAATTTTATAG
- a CDS encoding EAL domain-containing protein, whose product MPVLFSETKERENRFITALKISVPFTCVLIVFGIILFRNGEFKFDDVILFLILLICYVYYVIYQIYFGFQKTLIDPVTHVFVREEIEKILSNDLAKNHQINIVLLRIKNIIDINDRYGYKNGDEILYEYCKELSNFMAEQGFKDLPIGRFINGYFVFGVESKATNLSHILRMFEHKISSQTIKNVEIKSEFTMLPSSYDRNLNNIVNALFYKINHLDDEEHGEKAIDVEKVLIDVFSADVMEAIDSENFSFKYQRVADKNGVKSHINLIPKLDLRSGEKITKSRILDILLLNHYDIKYDISMMRQISRIIYFKDIDAKIFIEIMPQTLRNNEFRNEILKLIDNNLIDPKKIVFEFNEKLIYSEIKRFDEILIKFRELGFSFALSQFGGSNASFEYLKFLEVDFIVYDIEFNKNLDDEKIKNIFIGINEACAKSGVKTVMRFIDKEEFQMQLYKMGIDYIQGFCVEKPNDISNLRRS is encoded by the coding sequence ATGCCTGTTCTATTTAGTGAGACCAAAGAGCGCGAAAATCGTTTCATAACGGCACTTAAAATTTCGGTGCCATTTACCTGCGTTTTGATTGTTTTTGGAATTATTTTGTTTCGAAACGGCGAGTTTAAATTTGATGACGTAATTTTGTTTTTGATACTTTTGATCTGCTATGTTTATTATGTCATCTATCAAATTTACTTTGGCTTTCAAAAGACGCTGATAGATCCCGTTACTCACGTGTTTGTGCGCGAGGAGATCGAGAAAATTTTAAGCAACGATCTAGCTAAAAATCATCAAATAAATATTGTCCTTTTGCGAATTAAAAATATCATCGACATAAACGATCGATACGGTTATAAAAACGGCGATGAAATTTTATATGAGTATTGTAAAGAACTTTCAAATTTTATGGCGGAGCAGGGTTTTAAGGACCTTCCGATCGGGCGCTTTATAAACGGCTACTTTGTATTCGGCGTAGAATCAAAAGCTACGAATTTAAGCCATATTTTGCGAATGTTTGAGCATAAAATTTCAAGTCAAACGATTAAAAATGTAGAGATAAAAAGCGAATTTACAATGCTTCCAAGCTCATATGATCGCAATCTAAATAATATCGTAAATGCTCTATTTTATAAGATAAATCACCTGGACGACGAAGAGCACGGCGAGAAGGCGATCGACGTTGAGAAGGTACTAATCGACGTATTTTCCGCCGACGTAATGGAAGCGATCGATAGTGAAAATTTCAGTTTTAAATATCAGCGCGTCGCAGATAAAAACGGCGTGAAATCACATATAAATTTGATTCCAAAGCTTGATCTGCGAAGCGGCGAAAAGATCACAAAAAGTAGAATTTTAGATATTTTGCTTCTAAATCATTACGATATTAAATACGATATTTCGATGATGAGGCAAATTTCTAGAATCATCTATTTTAAGGATATCGACGCTAAAATTTTTATCGAGATTATGCCTCAGACGCTGCGAAATAACGAGTTTCGCAATGAAATTTTAAAGCTCATCGATAATAATCTAATCGATCCGAAAAAGATCGTGTTTGAGTTTAACGAAAAGCTTATCTATTCTGAGATCAAGCGCTTTGATGAAATTTTGATTAAATTCCGCGAACTCGGATTTAGCTTCGCGCTGTCGCAGTTTGGCGGCTCAAACGCAAGCTTTGAATATTTAAAATTTTTAGAAGTGGATTTTATCGTTTACGACATAGAATTTAATAAAAATTTAGACGATGAAAAGATTAAAAATATCTTTATAGGCATCAACGAAGCCTGTGCGAAATCGGGCGTCAAAACCGTAATGCGCTTCATCGACAAAGAGGAATTTCAAATGCAGCTTTATAAAATGGGCATCGATTATATTCAGGGATTTTGCGTCGAAAAGCCGAACGATATATCGAATTTAAGGAGATCATAG
- a CDS encoding HAD-IB family hydrolase: protein MNLVLFDFDGTITRDDSLLEFVAYVVGFKKFFRGILVLSPILAAYKLGLASNNFTRRKLLGYFFAGMSADKFDKICKKYSTTHIEDILKQSAMDKIASYKAAGDKIVIVTASLEDWLRPWCDAQGLELLGTKIRRKGGIITGEIEGQNCYGAQKVARVRAAYDVQAFDRVIAYGDSRGDREMLEFADEAHYKAFE, encoded by the coding sequence ATGAATCTTGTTTTATTCGACTTTGATGGCACGATCACGCGCGATGATTCGCTACTCGAGTTCGTCGCCTACGTAGTCGGATTTAAGAAATTTTTTCGCGGGATTTTGGTGCTATCTCCCATTTTAGCGGCGTATAAATTAGGTCTTGCGAGCAATAATTTTACGCGCAGAAAGCTCTTGGGCTACTTTTTTGCGGGCATGAGCGCCGATAAATTCGATAAAATTTGCAAAAAATACTCCACCACCCACATCGAAGATATCCTAAAACAAAGTGCTATGGACAAGATCGCAAGCTACAAAGCCGCGGGCGATAAGATCGTCATCGTCACCGCCTCGCTCGAAGACTGGCTGCGTCCATGGTGCGACGCGCAGGGCTTGGAGCTTTTAGGCACCAAAATACGGCGCAAAGGCGGCATCATCACGGGCGAGATCGAGGGGCAGAACTGCTACGGCGCGCAAAAGGTCGCTCGCGTGCGCGCGGCATACGACGTGCAGGCTTTCGATCGCGTTATCGCTTACGGCGACAGCAGGGGCGATCGCGAGATGTTAGAATTCGCCGACGAGGCGCACTACAAGGCGTTTGAGTAA
- a CDS encoding transporter substrate-binding domain-containing protein codes for MRLLFILALFCASIFANTLDEIRQAGVIRVGVREGRPPLSESNNGKFEGFEIELASSIAKDIFGDKKGEVQFVAVTAGDRIPFLKNNKVDMVIGTFMITQERKKQVDFSLPYLSVNFGIVTRKEDQVKDFAQVRDMRISIEKNPNGSMTERYLRKEKFSNLVYCKNTSECYAMIKDGRADGYANDNIIVLAYAVVDDTLEVPFKNLGAAEFLGVGVQKGNQSLLDFINADLIKLSKEGFFKKAYEDTFEPFYRGTADKKYFLLDGIYNML; via the coding sequence ATGAGATTACTTTTTATTTTAGCCTTATTTTGCGCTAGCATTTTTGCAAATACACTAGATGAAATCAGGCAGGCAGGGGTTATCAGAGTAGGCGTGCGCGAAGGTCGTCCGCCGCTAAGCGAGTCTAATAACGGCAAGTTTGAGGGTTTTGAAATCGAGCTTGCTAGCTCGATCGCCAAAGACATTTTCGGCGATAAAAAGGGCGAAGTGCAGTTCGTAGCCGTAACCGCAGGCGATAGAATCCCGTTTTTGAAAAATAATAAGGTCGATATGGTTATCGGCACCTTTATGATTACGCAAGAGCGTAAGAAGCAGGTGGATTTCTCGCTGCCGTATCTATCGGTAAATTTTGGCATTGTAACGCGTAAAGAGGATCAAGTGAAAGACTTCGCGCAGGTTCGCGATATGAGAATTTCAATCGAAAAAAATCCCAACGGCTCAATGACCGAGCGCTATCTGCGAAAAGAGAAATTTAGCAATTTAGTTTACTGCAAAAATACCTCCGAGTGCTACGCGATGATAAAGGACGGCAGAGCCGACGGCTACGCAAACGACAACATCATCGTCCTAGCCTACGCCGTCGTGGACGATACACTCGAAGTGCCGTTTAAAAACCTAGGCGCAGCGGAATTCTTAGGCGTCGGCGTGCAAAAAGGTAATCAAAGCCTGCTTGATTTCATCAATGCCGATCTAATTAAGCTAAGCAAAGAAGGCTTTTTCAAAAAGGCTTATGAGGACACTTTTGAGCCGTTTTACCGCGGAACTGCGGATAAAAAATACTTCCTGCTAGACGGAATTTATAATATGCTTTAG